One Bombus fervidus isolate BK054 chromosome 7, iyBomFerv1, whole genome shotgun sequence genomic region harbors:
- the LOC139989255 gene encoding uncharacterized protein: MENQIHSELIVKEEEEEDDEEEKEQKCDTPTNETKSIVRDGESTIGIRPRPLICKPENVNIGCKSEPIETKWHWAPGAWQDATRTSAFQPYKPPTLLTNLQRGNTQTEISQLYGGSDITFHTLAGQGELTPEHIHPSTVDTPDEKGLTGLMWAARYGQLGSARQLLKAGANKNYRGLNGETPLHLAAAYGHHDLVKLLLNYGADSNASDEEGNTPLIYGANGDHPHVCYELLSRGADITRRNMYNISAYHAAVLNNSLTAKAVIENYLIQQVVNISPNILQ, from the exons ATGGAAAATCAAATTCACTCTGAACTAATTgtaaaagaagaggaagaagaagatgatgaagaagaaaaagaacaaaaatgtGATACTCCTACTAATGAAACTAAAAGTATTGTGCGTGATGGAGAATCAACAATTGGTATCAGACCAAGACCATTAATTTGTAAGccagaaaatgtaaatattggGTGCAAGTCTGAACCTATAGAAACTAAATGGCATTGGGCTCCAGGAGCATGGCAAGATGCTACAAGAACCAGTGCCTTCCAACCATATaag cCTCCTACGTTACTTACTAATTTACAAAGAGGTAATACACAAACAGAAATATCTCAACTTTATGGTGGTAGCGATATTACATTCCATACATTAGCTGGCCAAGGTGAACTTACACCTGAACACATACATCCAA GTACTGTTGATACACCTGATGAAAAGGGTTTAACTGGTCTTATGTGGGCTGCGAGATATGGGCAATTAGGCAGTGCAAGGCAATTACTTAAAGCTGGTGCGAACAAAAACTACCGTGGCCTCAATGGAGAGACTCCTTTGCATTTAGCAGCTGCTTATGGACATCATGATCTTGTAAAATTGTTGTTAAACTATGGTGCAGATTCCAATGCAAGTGATGAG gaAGGAAATACACCTTTGATATATGGAGCAAATGGAGATCATCCACATGTATGTTACGAATTATTATCTAGAGGCGCGGATATAACGCGtcgtaatatgtataatataagtGCTTATCATGCAGcagtattaaataattcactAACAG CTAAAGcagtaattgaaaattatttgatacaaCAAGTGGTAAACATATCACCAAATATATTGCAATAa
- the Deltacop gene encoding coatomer subunit delta, whose product MVLIAAAVCTKAGKTIISRQFVEMTKARIEGLLAAFPKLMSSGKQHTFVETESVRYVYQPLEKVYMLLITTKASNILEDLETLRLFARVIPEYCISMDEVEIAENAFNLIFAFDEIVALGYRESVNLAQIRTFVEMDSHEEKVYQAVRMTQEREARNKMREKAKELQRQRMEAVKKSGLKSPGFGNSYGSSGNFTSSLSVRDTTNFVPEPVRPSYTPTQKPVNTGPGAMKLGGKSRDVDSFVDQLKEEGENVVTTPLPTIGAKSTSLTPQIINTEPVHLRQEERLNVKIGRDGGLQHFELHGLVTLHISDEKWGRIRVQLENRDSRGIQLQTHPNVDKELFRTRGQIGLKIPTKPFPLNTDVGVLKWRLQAQDETALPISINCWPSENGEGGCDVNIEYELEQVNLELNDVQINIPLPMGCNPIVNECDGQYTYEARRNMLVWSLPVVDATTKSGSMEFSAPSSTPADFFPLLVSFSSKTSYVNIKVTEVILVEDESPVKYSVETVFFTDNYEVV is encoded by the exons ATG gtACTTATTGCTGCAGCAGTCTGCACAAAAGCAGGCAAAA CTATTATCTCTCGCCAATTTGTTGAAATGACAAAGGCCAGAATAGAAGGTTTGCTTGCTGCATTTCCAAAGTTAATGAGTTCTGGTAAACAACATACATTTGTAGAAACAGAATCCGTGAGATATGTTTATCAACCTTTGGAAAAAGTATATATGCTATTAATTACAACAAAAGCTAGTAATATATTAGAAGATTTAGAAACATTGAGGCTTTTTGCAAGAGTT aTTCCTGAGTATTGTATTTCAATGGATGAGGTTGAAATAGCTGAAAATGCATTCAATTTGATATTTGCATTTGATGAAATAGTTGCATTAGGATATAGAGAAAGTGTTAATTTAGCACAGATTAGAACATTTGTAGAAATGGATTCACATGAAGAAAAAGTTTATCAAGCTGTAAGAATGACTCAGGAAAGAGAGGCTAGAAATAAAATGCGTGAAAAAGCAAAGGAATTGCAAAGACAAAGAATGGAAGCAGTTAAAAAAAGTGGTCTTAAAAGTCCTGGATTTGGTAATTCTTATGGAAGCAGCGGTAATTTTACATCATCACTTAGTGTGAGAGATACTACCAATTTTGTACCAGAACCAGTTAGACCTTCATATACACCAACACA aAAGCCTGTTAATACTGGACCAGGAGCAATGAAATTAGGAGGGAAATCTCGTGATGTTGATTCTTTTGTAGATCAgttaaaagaagaaggagagaatGTTGTAACAACACCTTTACCTACAATAGGAGCAAAATCAACATCACTTACACCACAGATAATAAATACTGAACC AGTCCACCTGCGGCAAGAAGAACGTCTTAATGTAAAAATTGGTCGAGACGGTGGCTTACAACACTTTGAATTGCATGGTTTAGTAACATTACATATTTCGGATGAGAAATGGGGTCGAATTCGCGTACAATTAGAAAACAGAGATTCAAGAGGAATTCAATTACAAACACATCCAAATGTAGATAAAGAATTATTCAGGACACGTGGTCAAATAGGTTTAAAAATTCCTACAAAACCGTTTCCATTGAATACTGATGTTGGAGTATTAAAATGGCGATTGCAAGCTCAAGATGAAACAGCACTACCTATTTCAA TTAATTGTTGGCCATCTGAAAATGGAGAAGGTGGATGTGACGTGAACATAGAATATGAATTAGAACAAGTTAATCTCGAATTAAATGATGTTCAGATAAACATTCCGTTACCTATGGGATGCAATCCCATAGTAAACGAATGTGATGGTCAATATACATATGAAGCACGAAGAAATATGCTTGTATGGTCTTTACCAGTGGTTGATGCAACAACAAAATCAGGTTCAATGGAATTCTCAGCACCGTCGTCTACTCCTGCAGATTTCTTCCCCCTTCTTGTCTCATTCTCATCCAAGACATCATATGTCAATATAAAA gTAACCGAAGTTATACTTGTAGAAGATGAAAGTCCGGTTAAATATTCAGTGGAAACAGTTTTCTTTACTGATAACTACGAAGTGGTATAA
- the Mh gene encoding DNA-dependent metalloprotease SPRTN, translating to MIQSQKSRDLELAYKLHQQDNCFGLTENAVLPKNKDKEDYKPRTLIDQTLELIDPTPNIHTLFVQFNERFFWNVLLPVEVKWSPKMTSCAGICTFHSRNRQCVISLSAPLLKLRPRKDLVETLLHEMIHGYLFLTNNNRDRDGHGPEFCKHMDRINKAAGTKITIYHNFHDEVRLYQQHWWRCNGPCQKKAPYFGTVRRAMNRAPGPTDFWWKEHQQTCGGQFIKIKEPENFKTKSSKSKEKTKPSPKNYNQPNTMFNWLMKTTSPITESKIVSIPKSIKSVVNNQNSLNGFKRLGNSTNNVHGWGTGGPNCSSNSQKYGSPSSITKISSTPKFSSSGVVGGSNIGQSNLLNKLYNVNYNQALNKNTTPRKTINSLINAVEMEKPIAKNSKLLNEVQTKLVKCPICNNFVPNNEMNKHIDFCLSSRNEKVNKSKEQVTIKNSNNGNFANLEIKASNSPSAKKRKNESSTFSSKQPKLDQLQNSRKVNCPICSNSFNLIDINEHIDKCLLETDDNLVIKLDNTDDNNTSINESIISISSASSDDSSSFSVTENSKSANQNTKVKKNNVMNTVSHNCLVCNEFIPFGVSLNDHLEDCIGNVFNDDISPSIHCSNSEILNAIPEISIEQNKYPCPVCMKLITESQMNQHLDLCLTNT from the exons ATGATACAATCACAAAAATCTCGCGACCTTGAATTGGCATATAAATTACATCAACAAGATAATTGTTTTGGATTAACAGAAAATGCAGTCTTACCAAAAAAT aaaGATAAGGAAGATTATAAACCAAGAACATTAATTGATCAAACCTTGGAATTAATTGATCCAACACCTAATATTCATACATTGTTTGTACAATTTAATGAGCGTTTTTTCTGGAATGTTTTGCTTCCTGTGGAAGTTAAATGGAGTCCTAAAATGACAag TTGTGCTGGTATATGTACTTTTCATTCTCGAAATCGACAATGTGTAATTTCACTTAGCGCACCATTATTAAAACTTAGACCAAGGAAAGATCTAGTTGAGACCTTACTA CATGAAATGATTCATGGGTACTTGTTCCTCACGAACAATAATCGTGACAGAGATGGACATGGTCCAGAGTTTTGTAAACATATGGACAGAATAAATAAAGCAGCTGGTACAAAAATAACT ATATATCACAATTTTCATGATGAAGTTAGATTATATCAACAACATTGGTGGAGATGTAATGGTCCTTGTCAAAAGAAAGCTCCATACTTTGGAACAGTACGCAGAGCTATGAATCGTGCTCCAGGTCCAACTGATTTTTGGTGGAAAGAACATCAACAAACTTGCGGTGGccaattcattaaaattaaagaaccagagaattttaaaacaaaatcttCAAAGAGTAAAGAGAAAACAAAGCCTTCTcctaaaaattataatcaacCAAATACTATGTTCAATTGGCTTATGAAAACTACTTCACCTATCACAGAATCAAAAATTGTATCCATTCCAAAAAGTATCAAATCAGttgtaaataatcaaaattctttaaatgGATTTAAAAGACTTGGAAATAGTACAAACAATGTTCATGGTTGGGGTACAGGAGGTCCAAACTGTTCAAGTAATTCACAAAAATATGGTAGTCCTAGCAGTATTACTAAAATTTCTAGTACACCTAAATTTTCATCTTCTGGAGTTGTTGGTGGCTCTAATATAGGCCAAAGTAATTTAttgaacaaattatataatgttaattataatcaggctttaaataaaaatactacaCCAAGGAAAacaataaattcattaattaatgCTGTAGAAATGGAGAAGCCAATTGctaaaaatagtaaattattaaatgaagtACAAACAAAACTTGTAAAATGTCCAATATGCAATAATTTTGTGCCAAATAATGAGATGAATAAACACATAGATTTTTGTTTAAGTTcaagaaatgaaaaagtaaataaaagtaaagagcaagttacaataaaaaattctaataatggtaattttgcaaatttagaaataaaagcaAGTAATTCGCCATCtgctaaaaaaagaaaaaatgaatcaAGTACATTTTCAAGCAAACAGCCAAAATTAGATCAGTTACAAAATTCTAGGAAAGTAAATTGTCCTATTTGTAGTAATAGTTTTAATCTTATAGATATAAATGAGCATATTGATAAGTGTCTTCTAGAAACAGATGATAATTTAGTTATTAAATTAGATAATACAgatgataataatacaagCATAAACGAaagtataatttctattaGTAGTGCGTCTAGTGATGATTCATCCAGTTTCTCAGTTACCGAAAATTCGAAAAGTGCTAATCAGAAtacaaaagttaaaaaaaataatgtaatgaaTACTGTTTCACATAATTGTTTAGTATGTAATGAATTCATTCCTTTTGGAGTCTCGTTAAATGATCATTTAGAAGATTGTATTGGGAATGTTTTTAACGACGACATATCTCCATCGATTCATTGTAGTAATAGCGAAATTTTGAATGCAATTCCTGAAATATCAATTGAACAGAATAAATATCCTTGTCCTGtttgtatgaaattaataacagaatCTCAAATGAATCAGCATTTAGATTTATGTCTCACAAATACGTGA